The window agcaaaaatagCTATGAAAAGAGTAAAATGTTTGAagactatttaaaaaaaaagagaggaCTAATTTTAGACATATATGATTATGTTGTAATATTGAACAATGAGagtaattataaaatgtgtCATCCTTCATTAATATGTTTTGTATAACTggcaatatttttttttttttttttttttctctaaatttattttgtactgtatccttttttattctagCATTGTTCTTAcaaattcaattttttttttttttaacagaCACTAAAATATCAATTTCATCATGGGCATacaaaaatagcaaaataatCGATATGATAAAAGTAAAGTCTTTTAAGGAAACAAATAGAAAAAGTAATAGAAGTAATAAAACAACCCCCTTTTGTCATAgatgttttataaaaaaatattttgacaGTACTAATTTTAATTACCCCAAATGTTGTAAAAATTTACCCGCAAAAAAGGTAGTAAAAAATGGAGAACATTTGAGGGAATGTTTGAAACGCATTATTAGGAAGTGTgtagaaataattaaaagagGAAGAGGAAAAACACTTAACGtatgctttatttttaagtataaaatTACCATAAACAATCAACATACATCTATACATCTGATTAATTTTCCTCTTTGTAATatagaaaagaataaaattttttataatagcaataatgaGAAAAcgttactatttttatttaataaaaagattataaactcggtaaaaaatattaatgattattctaattttatatttccttttaacAATTCGCAAGAGTGTCAGAGAGCTcttaatttaaagaaaaaaattatttattttgttagtCATCGAAAATGCCTCTTTGAAAAGGAGGAAAAAGTTGGAACAAATGAAACCCTCATAGATATCCAACAAAAAGAAGACAGTATTTTAAACGATTATTATACAACTAaagaaatgaataataataggGAGAAAACATTTAcgaagtataataaaaaagaaataatttttcatatgcaTCTTTTCGAAATACTAATTAGacttatatttaaaaattcgaAAACAtactttacattttttatcagTGAACAAACCTATGATTTTGagttttacaaaaatatatattatcttaaTTTAAGCAAAGTTGTTAATGTGAAAATAAAACTGAAGAAGGATATGAAAAGAAGGATGATAAAAAAAGTCAAAAAAAAGGCTAATAAAAAAgtcaaaaaaaagatgaaaaaagaaaaaaataataaaacaacaGAAAAAAGGAACATTTTATGTAGTAACGATGGGGGAAGTCTGTTTAATACCTtgttaaaagaaaatgatgattgcaaaaatataataaatgaaaaggataaaaaaatatttaatttacaaAACGAGGTGcaagaaaagaataaaatagtatCAAATCTTGAAAtggaaattacaaaatataaaagcgaacattttgaaaagatcaaaattatagaaagtttgaaaaacaaaatctcaaaaaaagaagcaacTATATATGATAATTCTATAGATGATCAAGTAATGAAAAATTCTAATTAtgtaaagaaattatataatgaaaataatttattaaaggaaaaaatgaaaaggttAAACAGTTCAATTAAGAAGGACaaaatttattcaaataCGATTGGAACGCTTCCTAACACGAAAGAAAGTTCTAAGGCCATCATACCCTCAACTACTGAGGTGAATGATTATATGTACAACAGAAACATTGTAATAAACAAGATAAGATGTTGACACAACACTTAATAATTGTTTTATgctcttctttattttccatCAGAATGCGAAAGAAAAAGATCAAAACGACAAATTAAGTTTTTTTCTGAAAGCTTTTTTAGATACGGAACAGAAATTATACGTAAGAtaaatgtcttttttttactgCAACTAATTACGCACCTTTTTgcatttcttatatatatcaatatgtTGATGTACATGTAAGAAATTAAGCGCGTGTGCATCCGTTAACACATGAACATAAAGACGTATGCACACTTCATCACATAACTGCATAACCGCATAACCGCATAGCCGCATAGCCGCATAACCGTATGACTACATGCCCACAAATTACCGTTTGTGAATTTTATTAGACAGCTGATGTAGTAATAAACACCCAGAAGGAAATCATAGCAAGAattaaaaaggagaaaaataattattttgagGAAGTGGAAAGGAGAAAAACTGTTTTTGTAATATGAACGATGATAAGCCTTGCGTAACTAAGAGCGTTTTTATTTGCATAGTTATAGGTCTATGTAAGGCATACTACCCCTTTAATGCATGAGCAGAAAGAAGCAAAATTACCAACACTGTTATTTCTCTTTCACAGAAAAAGGAAATGGAAAGATCTCTGGATTTTATATACTCCATTTGTgaagatataaaaacaaagaaagaaaagatatGCTTAACgaatagaataaataaattacatgATTCTATAAATGTAGGATAAcaaaaatactaaaaataaatgcttTAAAAATTCTACTCTTTAATTAAGtacatattcatatgtatacacttctctgtatgtacatacatatatttatatatatacatattcttttacatttttacatgtatatgctGAAACTGCTTATGACCTTTTTAGGACTTTTTAggtaaatttgaaaaaaattattagaagGTATGAAAAGTCATCTGCACAAAAAAGAATGGAATACAAAACTTCTGACATGGAAACATTTTTTCCCAAATAACGTGGCTagaatgggaaaaaaaaaaaaaacatagatCTAGATGGAAATATGAGAACGGTATATTAACTTCTATATCTGCTTGAATTGACACATTTGCGTAAACATAAACAGGATCACATATGCGAAGATAAATACAGgaacaaatgaatatattgaTGCATCTCTTTTAagctttatttaaaaaaaaaaattttatcacaGTGAATTTGTtgagataaatatatacttattgaATAATGAGCGTATGCTCAATTGAAGACCCTTATCAACAAA of the Plasmodium malariae genome assembly, chromosome: 6 genome contains:
- the PmUG01_06023700 gene encoding conserved Plasmodium protein, unknown function; translation: MNHKIDIFLYICKMENKLKVEKDLIKKLIPTQKKFSKNMVVKYVLYNYKTKKSLIKKNWNINYILNKTKKKRKNKEAAHDKNISDKLDGEKKEVTHEHNFTDSHGNPMNNLLIEKSSGVNNNSSSYKKLLNKIIRNVKNGRNTTIVNTGVDTQKGEKNVFLYGHLFKKYLGNGNKKRGGNVEMSKCGETEEHINKQNIEELEEVKKNKISEENLKGDCAVKKSKNSYEKSKMFEDYLKKKRGLILDIYDYVVILNNENTKISISSWAYKNSKIIDMIKVKSFKETNRKSNRSNKTTPFCHRCFIKKYFDSTNFNYPKCCKNLPAKKVVKNGEHLRECLKRIIRKCVEIIKRGRGKTLNVCFIFKYKITINNQHTSIHLINFPLCNIEKNKIFYNSNNEKTLLFLFNKKIINSVKNINDYSNFIFPFNNSQECQRALNLKKKIIYFVSHRKCLFEKEEKVGTNETLIDIQQKEDSILNDYYTTKEMNNNREKTFTKYNKKEIIFHMHLFEILIRLIFKNSKTYFTFFISEQTYDFEFYKNIYYLNLSKVVNVKIKLKKDMKRRMIKKVKKKANKKVKKKMKKEKNNKTTEKRNILCSNDGGSLFNTLLKENDDCKNIINEKDKKIFNLQNEVQEKNKIVSNLEMEITKYKSEHFEKIKIIESLKNKISKKEATIYDNSIDDQVMKNSNYVKKLYNENNLLKEKMKRLNSSIKKDKIYSNTIGTLPNTKESSKAIIPSTTENAKEKDQNDKLSFFLKAFLDTEQKLYTADVVINTQKEIIARIKKEKNNYFEEVERRKTVFKKEMERSLDFIYSICEDIKTKKEKICLTNRINKLHDSINDFLGKFEKNY